One segment of Deinococcus sp. Leaf326 DNA contains the following:
- a CDS encoding S49 family peptidase encodes MALNIPFRKDDSLPGGVTHPTWVVLDLTGAYPERQPTQPIQALLNRTETVEALAARAEKLRRADWLHGVLVRFGEFSASPATAHAVRGILERLSADKRVVAYVPQLTMTALIAASGAREIVAPESADVMLSGFGIEQTFLGAFLKKHGIEFENLRIKEYKAALTRFSQDHMDDANREQLQAYVDGLESAWAADLARARGVSEDVARAWLDDDLTSAQAALEAGLITKVAYEDELIGPGTRPVAAVLDLLMPHKPANAKAGRIAVVPVIGSIVTGKSKRNPLPLPLVGGPMAGSDTVVASLRRAKDDKTTKAIVVYVNSGGGSALASDLMWREIATSEKPVVVVMGEYAASGGYYLATHARHIVASPYTLTGSIGVVTGKPVLQEFNARQGFKPEGVGRPRALKYSGARPFSAEERAQIERGIEEVYDRFTSRVAEGRKLTQARVNEIGRGRIWTGHDALGLGLVDELGDLHTGLQRAAEFAGLSYDAPVWNAAPKNSGPFPEFVQEAGQAASLGAALGVWPFGRERVLTWLDQDIRVR; translated from the coding sequence ATGGCCCTCAACATTCCCTTCCGCAAGGACGACTCGCTGCCCGGCGGCGTGACCCACCCCACCTGGGTCGTGCTGGACCTGACCGGCGCGTATCCCGAGCGCCAGCCCACGCAGCCCATTCAGGCCCTGCTCAACCGCACCGAGACGGTCGAGGCTCTGGCCGCCCGCGCCGAGAAGCTGCGCCGCGCCGATTGGCTGCACGGCGTCCTCGTGCGCTTCGGCGAGTTCTCGGCCAGCCCGGCGACCGCCCACGCCGTCCGGGGCATCCTGGAGCGGCTCTCGGCCGACAAGCGGGTCGTGGCCTATGTGCCGCAGCTCACCATGACCGCCCTGATCGCGGCGAGCGGCGCGCGTGAGATCGTCGCGCCCGAGTCGGCCGACGTGATGCTCTCAGGCTTCGGGATCGAGCAGACCTTCCTGGGCGCGTTCCTGAAAAAGCACGGCATCGAGTTCGAGAACCTGCGGATCAAGGAATACAAGGCGGCCCTGACCCGGTTTTCGCAGGACCACATGGACGACGCCAACCGCGAGCAGCTTCAGGCCTACGTGGACGGCCTGGAGAGTGCCTGGGCCGCCGACCTCGCCCGCGCGCGCGGCGTGAGCGAGGACGTCGCCCGCGCGTGGCTCGACGACGACCTGACCTCCGCCCAGGCGGCGCTGGAAGCGGGCCTCATCACGAAGGTCGCCTACGAGGACGAGCTCATCGGCCCCGGCACACGGCCGGTCGCGGCGGTGCTCGACCTCCTGATGCCACACAAGCCCGCCAACGCCAAAGCTGGCCGGATTGCCGTCGTCCCGGTAATCGGCAGCATCGTGACCGGCAAGAGCAAGCGCAACCCGCTGCCCCTGCCGCTGGTGGGCGGCCCGATGGCGGGGTCGGACACGGTGGTCGCGTCGCTGCGGCGCGCCAAGGACGACAAGACCACCAAGGCCATCGTCGTGTACGTGAACAGCGGCGGCGGTTCGGCCCTCGCCAGCGACCTGATGTGGCGCGAGATCGCCACGAGCGAGAAGCCGGTGGTCGTCGTGATGGGCGAGTACGCCGCGAGCGGCGGCTACTACCTCGCCACCCACGCACGGCACATCGTGGCCTCGCCGTACACCCTGACCGGCAGTATCGGCGTGGTGACGGGCAAGCCGGTGTTACAGGAATTCAACGCCCGCCAGGGCTTCAAGCCCGAGGGGGTGGGCCGTCCCCGCGCCCTGAAATACAGCGGCGCACGGCCCTTCAGCGCCGAGGAACGTGCCCAGATCGAGCGCGGCATCGAGGAGGTCTACGACCGCTTCACCAGCCGCGTGGCCGAGGGCCGCAAGCTCACTCAGGCGCGCGTGAACGAGATCGGCCGCGGGCGCATCTGGACCGGGCACGACGCCCTGGGTCTGGGTCTGGTCGATGAACTGGGTGACCTGCACACCGGCCTTCAGCGCGCCGCCGAGTTCGCCGGCCTCTCCTACGACGCGCCTGTGTGGAATGCCGCACCCAAAAATAGCGGTCCCTTCCCCGAGTTCGTGCAGGAGGCGGGGCAGGCGGCGTCGCTGGGCGCAGCGCTCGGCGTGTGGCCCTTCGGCCGCGAGCGCGTGCTGACCTGGCTGGACCAGGACATCCGGGTGCGCTGA
- a CDS encoding M3 family oligoendopeptidase, with translation MTMAQEMPRWRTDDLYSGLDAPELAADLTGLRADVGALEAAFDHLNVRQGGEVTPDALDTVLNGLNSLSLRLGAVRVYVNAFTSTDSRDALAQQKMGELTTLALPLGPLRSRLTAWLGGLDDPGLDRLLAASAVARDHTYFLRRSVELARHQMTPPEEDLAARLRPSGAGGWSKLHGNYTSQLSGEYRGERLPVTALRALATDPDEAVRRGAYEAELGVWQDAELVCAAALNGVKGEEGTLARRRGYADAVAPSLVTHGIDRETLEAMQGAVVRSLPDFRRYFAAKARALGKAQLDWWDLFAPLGESQTEWTYAAGAEFVQEQFRGYSDRLGDFAARAFREDWVDAGPRDGKRGGAFCMGWAGDASRILMNHSPSLDSVSTLAHELGHGYHNLVKAERTPLQRETPMTLAETASIFCETIIQNAALKTATGAERLYVLETQLLGHAQVVVDIHSRFLFERAVFAKREERDLTPQELCDLMTGAQRETYGDALATLHPYMWAVKPHYYSLGFYNYPYTFGLLFGLGLYAQYEQTRQAGDVASFQRRYDDLLSATGLADPLTLAARFGIDLHAPEFWEGSLDVIRRQIGAYVAVMEAQ, from the coding sequence ATGACTATGGCCCAGGAGATGCCCCGCTGGCGCACCGACGATCTGTACTCCGGTCTGGACGCCCCGGAGCTCGCCGCCGACCTCACCGGGCTGCGTGCGGACGTGGGGGCGCTGGAAGCGGCCTTTGACCACCTGAATGTACGCCAGGGCGGCGAGGTGACGCCGGACGCGCTGGACACCGTGCTGAACGGTCTGAACAGCCTCTCGCTGCGGCTGGGGGCAGTGCGGGTCTATGTCAACGCCTTCACCTCGACCGACAGCCGCGACGCCCTGGCCCAGCAGAAGATGGGCGAGCTGACCACCCTGGCGCTGCCGCTGGGGCCGCTGCGCTCGCGCCTGACCGCGTGGCTGGGCGGCCTGGACGACCCGGGTCTGGACCGGTTGCTGGCCGCCTCGGCGGTGGCCCGCGACCACACGTATTTCCTGCGGCGCAGTGTGGAGCTCGCCCGGCACCAGATGACTCCGCCCGAGGAGGACCTCGCCGCGCGGCTGCGGCCCAGCGGCGCGGGCGGCTGGAGCAAGCTGCACGGCAACTACACCAGCCAGCTCTCGGGCGAGTACCGGGGCGAGCGGCTGCCCGTGACCGCCCTGCGCGCCCTGGCAACCGACCCCGACGAGGCGGTGCGCCGCGGGGCCTACGAGGCCGAGCTGGGAGTGTGGCAGGACGCCGAACTCGTCTGCGCCGCCGCCCTGAACGGCGTCAAGGGCGAGGAGGGCACCCTGGCCCGCCGCCGGGGCTACGCCGACGCGGTGGCCCCCAGCCTGGTCACCCACGGCATCGACCGTGAAACGCTGGAGGCCATGCAGGGCGCGGTCGTGCGGTCACTGCCCGACTTCCGGCGGTACTTCGCAGCCAAGGCGCGGGCGCTGGGCAAGGCGCAGCTCGACTGGTGGGACCTGTTCGCGCCGCTGGGCGAGTCGCAGACCGAATGGACCTACGCGGCTGGGGCCGAGTTCGTGCAGGAGCAGTTTCGGGGCTACAGCGACCGCCTAGGCGACTTCGCCGCGCGAGCCTTCCGCGAGGACTGGGTGGATGCCGGGCCGCGCGACGGCAAGCGGGGCGGGGCGTTCTGCATGGGCTGGGCGGGCGACGCCAGCCGTATCCTGATGAACCATAGCCCCAGCCTCGACAGCGTCTCGACCCTGGCGCACGAACTCGGGCACGGGTACCACAACCTCGTCAAGGCGGAGCGCACGCCCCTGCAACGTGAGACGCCCATGACGCTGGCCGAAACCGCCTCGATCTTCTGCGAGACGATCATCCAGAACGCGGCGCTGAAGACGGCGACTGGGGCCGAGCGCCTGTACGTCCTCGAAACCCAGCTGCTGGGACACGCGCAGGTCGTCGTGGACATTCACAGCCGCTTCCTGTTCGAGCGTGCAGTGTTCGCGAAGCGTGAGGAGCGCGACCTGACCCCGCAGGAGCTGTGTGACCTCATGACCGGCGCGCAGCGGGAGACCTACGGCGACGCTCTGGCGACCCTGCACCCCTACATGTGGGCCGTCAAGCCGCACTACTACAGCCTGGGCTTCTACAACTACCCCTATACCTTCGGGCTGCTATTCGGGCTGGGGCTGTACGCCCAGTACGAACAGACCCGGCAGGCCGGCGACGTGGCCAGCTTCCAGCGCCGCTACGACGACCTGCTCTCGGCGACCGGTCTGGCTGACCCCTTGACGCTCGCAGCCCGCTTCGGGATAGACCTGCACGCTCCCGAGTTCTGGGAGGGCAGCCTGGACGTGATCCGCAGGCAGATCGGCGCCTATGTGGCCGTGATGGAGGCGCAGTAG
- a CDS encoding phosphate uptake regulator PhoU: protein MTDLATAEVQGDRPFVTGRFLRMLSITLEQLDAVRDANARAEFSGLGARAKVLERETDALEREIEEACLAAFSGCAHGDLAFYLMVFRSLTNLERVGDYAFSVARDLETFAPRARSATLQDVLPLIRLLSVMVERLAYAFAERDVAAAREVMVIDFEQVDALYEQMQRASLTRLVERPEDVDVALTASRMARNLERLGDHLVNVAERLEVLVLGSAPAAPATRS, encoded by the coding sequence ATGACGGACCTGGCGACGGCAGAGGTGCAGGGCGACCGCCCCTTTGTCACGGGGCGGTTCCTGCGGATGCTGAGCATCACCCTCGAGCAGCTCGACGCGGTGCGTGACGCCAATGCCCGCGCCGAGTTCTCGGGGCTGGGGGCGCGCGCCAAGGTGCTGGAGCGTGAGACCGACGCCCTGGAACGCGAGATCGAGGAAGCGTGCCTGGCGGCCTTTTCCGGCTGCGCGCACGGCGACCTCGCCTTCTACCTCATGGTGTTCCGGAGCCTGACCAACCTGGAGCGGGTGGGCGACTACGCCTTTTCGGTGGCGCGCGACCTCGAGACCTTCGCGCCGCGCGCCCGCAGCGCCACCTTGCAGGACGTGCTCCCCCTGATCCGGCTGCTGTCGGTAATGGTCGAGCGCCTTGCCTACGCCTTCGCCGAGCGCGACGTGGCGGCGGCCCGCGAGGTCATGGTCATCGATTTCGAGCAGGTGGACGCCCTGTACGAGCAGATGCAGCGCGCCAGCCTCACCCGGCTCGTCGAGCGCCCGGAGGATGTGGACGTCGCCCTGACCGCCAGTCGCATGGCCCGCAACCTCGAGCGGCTGGGCGACCACCTCGTGAACGTGGCCGAGCGGCTCGAAGTGCTGGTGCTGGGCAGTGCTCCCGCTGCGCCCGCCACACGCAGTTGA
- the pstB gene encoding phosphate ABC transporter ATP-binding protein PstB: MTHLLSAQDVNIFYGEKQAVKNVNLNVTQGSVNALIGPSGCGKTTFLRAINRMHDLTPGARVTGTILLDGENIYSPGVDPVNMRRRVGMVFQKPNPFPTMSVFDNVVSGLKLAGMRDGKKLMEIAERSLRGAALWEEVKDRLKTPATGLSGGQQQRLCIARALAVEPEILLMDEPTSALDPASTAKIEDLMSDLKKVTTIVIVTHNMHQAARVSDTTSFFLNGDLVEHGQTAQIFQTPRDERTEAYVTGRFG, from the coding sequence ATGACCCATCTGCTCAGTGCCCAGGACGTAAACATCTTCTACGGCGAAAAACAGGCCGTGAAGAACGTTAACCTCAACGTGACCCAGGGCAGCGTGAATGCCCTGATCGGCCCCTCGGGGTGCGGCAAGACCACCTTCCTGCGCGCCATCAACCGGATGCACGACCTGACGCCCGGCGCCCGCGTGACCGGCACCATCCTGCTCGACGGCGAGAACATCTACAGCCCCGGCGTGGACCCGGTGAACATGCGCCGCCGCGTGGGGATGGTGTTCCAGAAGCCCAATCCCTTTCCGACCATGAGCGTGTTCGACAACGTGGTCTCGGGTCTCAAGCTCGCGGGGATGCGCGACGGCAAGAAGCTGATGGAGATCGCCGAGCGCTCGCTGCGCGGGGCCGCCCTGTGGGAAGAGGTCAAAGACCGCCTCAAGACCCCGGCCACCGGCCTCTCGGGCGGGCAGCAGCAGCGGCTGTGCATCGCCCGCGCGCTGGCAGTCGAACCCGAGATCCTGCTCATGGACGAACCGACCTCGGCGCTCGACCCGGCCAGCACTGCCAAGATCGAGGACCTGATGAGCGACCTGAAGAAGGTCACGACCATCGTCATCGTGACCCACAACATGCACCAGGCCGCGCGTGTGAGCGACACGACCTCGTTTTTCCTGAACGGCGACCTCGTCGAGCACGGGCAGACGGCCCAGATCTTCCAGACGCCGCGTGACGAGCGCACCGAAGCGTACGTGACCGGCCGCTTCGGCTGA
- the pstA gene encoding phosphate ABC transporter permease PstA, whose amino-acid sequence MGVSTLTASRRVGLSPARRARNMFMGGLILLATLIVVAPLILIFAYLLREGLGAMNLDFFTKVPAPEGETGGGLLNAILGSLEMLAMASVIGVGVGVAGGIFLAEYPRHPLMPSIRMISDVLAGIPAIVMGLVAYGLIVLRFGFSGLAGALALGFLMIPIVVRTSEEVLKLVPQTVREAGLALGLPKWLVTLKIVLPAAAGGIITGVMLALARVAGEAAPLLFTAFGNNLVNADPTKPMSALPLEIYRGATSAYDENQRMAKAGALLLILLIFATSLLARRFGRRK is encoded by the coding sequence ATGGGGGTCAGCACCCTGACGGCGAGCCGCAGAGTTGGCCTCTCGCCGGCCCGCCGCGCCCGCAACATGTTTATGGGCGGCCTGATCCTGCTCGCCACCTTGATCGTAGTCGCGCCCCTCATCCTGATCTTCGCGTACCTGCTGCGGGAAGGTCTGGGCGCCATGAACCTCGACTTCTTCACCAAGGTGCCGGCTCCCGAAGGCGAGACGGGCGGCGGGCTCCTGAACGCCATCCTGGGCAGTCTGGAGATGCTGGCGATGGCCTCGGTGATCGGCGTGGGTGTGGGCGTGGCTGGCGGCATCTTCCTGGCCGAGTACCCACGCCACCCCCTGATGCCTTCCATCCGCATGATCAGCGACGTGCTGGCAGGCATTCCGGCCATCGTGATGGGTCTGGTCGCCTACGGCCTGATCGTGCTGCGCTTCGGGTTCTCGGGCCTGGCAGGCGCGCTGGCGCTGGGCTTCCTGATGATTCCCATCGTGGTGCGCACCAGTGAGGAAGTCCTCAAGCTCGTGCCCCAGACCGTGCGCGAGGCCGGGCTGGCGCTGGGCCTGCCCAAGTGGCTCGTAACCCTCAAGATCGTGCTGCCCGCCGCCGCCGGGGGCATCATCACCGGGGTCATGTTGGCCCTGGCGCGTGTGGCCGGAGAAGCGGCGCCCCTGCTGTTCACGGCCTTCGGGAACAACCTCGTGAACGCGGACCCGACCAAGCCCATGAGCGCGTTGCCCCTGGAGATCTACCGCGGCGCCACGAGCGCCTACGACGAGAACCAGCGCATGGCGAAGGCCGGCGCGCTGCTGCTTATCCTGCTCATCTTCGCCACCAGCCTGCTCGCCCGGCGCTTCGGGCGCCGCAAATAA
- the pstC gene encoding phosphate ABC transporter permease subunit PstC produces MIEPVRRPSTPARLSSSSDRTFEWVILLLAAVIVLVFVLSIYQLGRESWPALSRIGVEFFTQRTWNPVSGQYGAAAMIAGTLITSLVALVISVPLAIASALFVSEYAPKWLADPVGYLIELLAAVPSVVYGLWALFVIAPVLARWQTTFFSPEYPERLALYTKCAALWADNHTTLQCFFVPNSGAGRGLALAVIILTVMILPYTASVARDVIRLVPAEQREAMYALGATKWEVISRAILPYARAGIMGGVILALGRALGETLAVAMVIGDSQDVIRSIWGNASTMASVIANQFGDAQELLHRSSVVTLGLTLFFLSVVVNYVARLIIARLTPKGIQ; encoded by the coding sequence ATGATTGAACCAGTCCGAAGACCGTCCACCCCCGCCCGCCTGTCGAGTAGCAGCGACCGGACGTTCGAGTGGGTCATCTTGCTGCTCGCCGCCGTGATCGTCCTCGTGTTCGTGCTGAGCATCTATCAGCTCGGCCGCGAGTCCTGGCCGGCCCTGTCGCGTATTGGGGTAGAGTTCTTCACCCAGCGCACCTGGAACCCGGTGAGCGGGCAGTACGGCGCGGCCGCCATGATCGCCGGCACGCTGATCACCAGCCTCGTCGCGCTCGTGATCAGCGTGCCCCTGGCCATCGCCAGCGCCCTGTTCGTGTCGGAGTACGCGCCCAAGTGGCTGGCCGATCCGGTCGGCTACCTTATCGAGCTGCTCGCCGCCGTGCCCAGCGTCGTGTACGGCCTGTGGGCGCTGTTCGTCATCGCGCCTGTCCTGGCCCGCTGGCAGACCACCTTCTTCAGCCCCGAGTACCCCGAGCGTCTGGCGCTCTACACCAAGTGCGCCGCGTTGTGGGCCGACAACCACACCACGCTGCAGTGCTTCTTCGTGCCCAACAGCGGCGCGGGACGCGGCCTGGCGCTGGCCGTCATCATCCTGACCGTCATGATCCTCCCCTACACCGCCAGCGTGGCGCGCGACGTGATCCGGCTGGTGCCCGCCGAACAGCGCGAGGCGATGTACGCCCTGGGGGCGACGAAGTGGGAAGTCATCTCGCGCGCGATTTTGCCCTACGCCCGCGCGGGCATCATGGGCGGCGTCATCCTGGCGCTGGGCCGGGCCCTGGGCGAGACGCTCGCCGTGGCGATGGTCATCGGCGACAGCCAGGACGTGATCCGCAGCATCTGGGGTAACGCCTCGACGATGGCCTCGGTCATCGCCAATCAGTTCGGGGACGCGCAGGAACTGCTGCACCGCTCCAGCGTCGTGACCCTGGGCCTGACCCTGTTCTTCCTGAGTGTGGTCGTGAACTACGTCGCCCGGTTGATCATCGCCCGGCTGACGCCCAAGGGGATCCAGTGA
- the pstS gene encoding phosphate ABC transporter substrate-binding protein PstS, with amino-acid sequence MKKSFLLSLALVTTVGTASAQSSLTGAGASFPYPLYSKMFAEYKSAQGVNVNYQSVGSGAGQKQITERTVDFAGSDNPMSDESMKAAPAKLLHVPTAIGAVVPAYNLPGVTTALKFDGPTLANIYLGKIKTWNDAAIAKLNPGVTIPPLPITVARRSDGSGTTYVFSDYLSKVSSEWKTKVGVGNSLSWPVGTGAKGNDGVAGVVKSTPGAIGYVELVYAKQNKLPFGSVKNRAGKFVLADNGPAALAANGVVIPADTRVSLTNSANADAYPIASFTYVIFYQDQKYGTRTEAQGEALQKMLTWMVTTGQGYNEPLDYAKLPSAVANKAKTIINSMTYGGKKL; translated from the coding sequence ATGAAGAAGAGCTTCCTCCTGAGCCTGGCCCTCGTCACGACGGTCGGCACCGCTTCGGCACAGAGCAGTCTGACCGGCGCGGGTGCGAGCTTCCCCTACCCGCTGTACAGCAAGATGTTCGCCGAGTACAAGTCGGCGCAGGGCGTCAACGTGAACTACCAGTCGGTGGGCAGCGGCGCTGGCCAGAAGCAGATCACCGAGCGCACCGTGGACTTCGCGGGCAGCGATAATCCCATGAGCGACGAGTCGATGAAGGCTGCGCCCGCCAAGCTGCTGCACGTACCTACGGCCATCGGCGCCGTGGTGCCCGCCTACAACCTGCCCGGCGTGACCACGGCCCTGAAGTTCGACGGTCCCACCCTCGCCAACATCTACCTCGGCAAGATCAAGACCTGGAACGACGCCGCCATCGCCAAGCTCAACCCCGGCGTGACCATTCCCCCCCTGCCCATCACGGTGGCGCGCCGCAGCGACGGCTCGGGCACGACCTACGTGTTCTCGGACTACCTGAGCAAGGTCAGCAGCGAGTGGAAGACCAAGGTCGGCGTGGGCAACAGCCTGTCGTGGCCGGTCGGCACCGGCGCCAAGGGCAACGACGGCGTGGCGGGCGTGGTCAAGAGCACCCCCGGCGCCATCGGCTACGTCGAACTGGTGTACGCCAAGCAGAACAAGCTGCCCTTCGGCAGCGTGAAGAACCGCGCCGGCAAGTTCGTGCTGGCCGACAACGGCCCCGCCGCCCTGGCTGCCAACGGCGTGGTCATCCCGGCCGACACCCGCGTCAGCCTGACCAACAGCGCCAACGCCGACGCCTACCCCATCGCCAGCTTTACCTACGTCATCTTCTACCAGGACCAGAAGTACGGTACCCGTACCGAAGCCCAGGGCGAAGCCCTCCAGAAGATGCTGACCTGGATGGTTACGACCGGCCAGGGGTACAACGAGCCCCTCGACTACGCCAAGCTGCCCTCGGCGGTCGCCAACAAGGCCAAGACCATCATCAACTCGATGACCTACGGCGGCAAGAAGCTCTGA
- a CDS encoding ABC transporter ATP-binding protein translates to MNDPQTASPGAPPPALRLRAITKRFPGVVANDSVDLTVHAGEVLALLGENGAGKSTLISILYGLYQPDEGTVELAGQPVRIGSPAQARQLGIGLVPQHPLLVSRHTVAENLALGGGAGLFPARGVAGRIRELSARYGLEVDPGARVADLSPGEKQRVEIVRALLGGARVLILDEPTSVLTPQEAEGLFRVMRELRADGRSLIFISHKLGEVLAVADRVTVLRRGKVVGGVPTARATRESLAELMVGRSVDFTRKRGAAPGEPETLLSVRDLRAGGSRGLPALRGVSFELRRGEVLGVAGIAGNGQSELVEVLAGLHPATGEAVLDGQPLSGGADERFRRGVAHIPEDRIHSGTVPSMTVADNLALRAYDRAPLARGLARDLGAVDAAARRDVEAYNVATPGIHTQSRLLSGGNIQKLILARELAGSPKLILAVHPTYGLDIGATDQVHRALLERTASGAGVLLVSEDLDELLSLSDRVAVMVGGLLQGPFPVAEVTRESLGLLMGGAHPHSLPGAAQGEVATGGLA, encoded by the coding sequence GTGAACGACCCCCAGACTGCCTCCCCTGGTGCGCCGCCGCCCGCCCTGCGCCTGCGCGCCATCACCAAGCGCTTTCCGGGCGTGGTCGCCAACGACTCGGTGGACCTGACCGTCCACGCGGGCGAGGTGCTGGCCCTGCTGGGCGAGAACGGCGCGGGCAAGAGCACCCTGATCTCGATCCTGTACGGCCTGTACCAGCCCGACGAGGGTACGGTCGAACTCGCGGGCCAGCCGGTCCGCATCGGCAGCCCGGCGCAGGCACGCCAGCTGGGCATCGGGCTGGTGCCGCAGCACCCGCTTCTGGTCTCGCGCCACACCGTCGCCGAGAATCTGGCGCTGGGCGGGGGTGCGGGCCTCTTTCCGGCGCGGGGCGTGGCCGGGCGCATCCGCGAGTTGTCGGCGCGCTACGGGCTGGAGGTGGACCCCGGCGCGCGTGTGGCCGACCTCTCGCCCGGCGAGAAGCAGCGGGTGGAGATCGTGCGGGCACTGCTGGGCGGGGCGCGGGTCCTGATTCTGGACGAGCCGACCTCGGTCCTGACCCCGCAGGAGGCCGAAGGGCTGTTCCGGGTGATGCGCGAACTCAGGGCCGACGGTCGCAGCCTCATCTTCATCTCTCACAAGCTCGGCGAGGTGCTGGCGGTCGCCGACCGCGTGACCGTACTGCGACGGGGCAAGGTGGTGGGCGGCGTCCCCACGGCCAGGGCCACCCGCGAGAGCCTCGCGGAACTCATGGTGGGCCGCAGCGTGGACTTCACGCGTAAGCGCGGCGCGGCGCCCGGCGAGCCGGAGACCCTGCTGAGCGTGCGCGACCTGCGCGCCGGCGGCTCGCGCGGCCTGCCTGCCCTGCGCGGGGTGAGTTTCGAGCTGCGCCGGGGCGAGGTGCTGGGCGTGGCAGGCATCGCGGGCAACGGCCAGAGCGAACTCGTCGAGGTGCTCGCGGGCCTGCATCCGGCAACCGGCGAGGCCGTGCTCGACGGCCAGCCTCTGAGCGGCGGCGCCGACGAGCGCTTTCGCCGGGGCGTGGCGCACATTCCCGAGGACCGCATCCACAGTGGCACGGTCCCGAGCATGACGGTCGCCGACAACCTCGCCCTGCGCGCCTATGACCGCGCGCCCCTCGCCCGCGGGCTGGCCCGCGACCTGGGCGCAGTGGACGCGGCCGCGCGCCGCGACGTGGAGGCCTACAACGTCGCCACGCCCGGCATCCACACCCAGAGCCGGCTGCTGAGCGGCGGCAACATCCAGAAGCTGATCCTAGCGCGCGAACTGGCCGGGTCGCCCAAGCTGATCCTGGCGGTGCACCCGACCTACGGGCTGGACATCGGCGCGACCGACCAGGTCCACCGCGCCCTGCTGGAACGCACCGCCTCGGGCGCGGGCGTGCTGCTCGTCAGCGAGGACCTCGACGAACTGCTCAGCCTGTCCGACCGCGTGGCGGTGATGGTCGGCGGCCTGTTGCAGGGCCCCTTTCCGGTGGCGGAGGTCACGCGCGAGTCGCTGGGCCTGCTGATGGGCGGCGCGCACCCGCACAGCCTGCCGGGCGCGGCACAGGGTGAAGTGGCCACCGGAGGTCTGGCGTGA
- a CDS encoding ABC transporter permease, producing the protein MRFVPLSSPPPGRAALVTLASVAVALALCALIFVFYGVSPAEVYSTMLRGTLADPTGLAEVGRRTIPLLLVGAGLSLAFRAQFFNIGAEGQLLLGAVFAAGTALFVPLPGPLMLPAVFVMGFLGGGLWALIAAWLRRLNVNEILSTLMLNYIAVAVVTYLIAGPWKGKDVRGYIYTDTFPGAANLPVLGGTQVHWPTLALGVVLALGLQWLLSRSTFGYALRVVGENPGAARYAGLSTARIVTVVALLTGGLAGLAGAGEVAGIHHRLLEAGQISLGYGFTAVIVAWLARGNPALCLITAPVMAIILAGGDLLKIDLNMPFRVVDVFSGVILLCLIASEVFVRHRVQWSRA; encoded by the coding sequence GTGAGGTTCGTGCCGCTTTCCTCTCCCCCACCGGGCCGCGCGGCCCTCGTCACGCTGGCGTCGGTCGCCGTGGCGCTGGCCCTGTGCGCGCTGATCTTCGTGTTCTACGGCGTCTCGCCCGCCGAGGTCTACTCGACCATGCTGCGCGGCACGCTGGCCGACCCCACCGGTCTGGCCGAGGTCGGGCGGCGCACCATTCCGCTGCTGCTGGTCGGGGCGGGGCTGTCGCTGGCCTTCCGGGCACAGTTCTTCAACATCGGCGCCGAGGGCCAGCTACTGCTGGGGGCCGTGTTCGCGGCGGGCACGGCGCTGTTCGTGCCGCTGCCAGGGCCGCTCATGCTGCCGGCCGTGTTCGTGATGGGCTTTCTCGGCGGCGGGCTGTGGGCCTTGATCGCCGCGTGGCTGCGCCGCCTGAACGTCAACGAGATCCTCTCCACCCTGATGCTCAACTACATCGCCGTGGCGGTCGTGACCTACCTGATCGCCGGCCCCTGGAAGGGCAAGGACGTGCGCGGCTACATCTACACCGATACCTTCCCGGGGGCCGCCAACCTGCCGGTACTGGGCGGCACCCAGGTCCACTGGCCCACGCTGGCGCTGGGCGTGGTGCTGGCGCTGGGGCTGCAGTGGCTGCTGTCGCGCTCGACGTTCGGCTACGCGCTGCGTGTGGTCGGTGAGAACCCCGGCGCGGCGCGCTACGCGGGCCTGAGCACGGCGCGGATCGTGACCGTGGTCGCGCTGCTCACCGGCGGGCTGGCCGGCCTGGCCGGCGCGGGCGAGGTGGCGGGCATTCACCACCGCCTGCTCGAAGCGGGCCAGATCAGCCTGGGCTACGGCTTCACGGCCGTGATCGTGGCGTGGCTGGCGCGCGGCAACCCGGCCCTGTGCCTGATCACCGCGCCGGTGATGGCCATCATCCTGGCGGGGGGCGACCTGCTCAAGATCGACCTGAACATGCCCTTCCGGGTGGTGGACGTGTTCTCGGGCGTCATCCTGCTGTGCCTGATCGCCTCGGAGGTCTTCGTGCGCCACCGCGTGCAGTGGAGCCGGGCGTGA